The following proteins are co-located in the Lentibacillus sp. JNUCC-1 genome:
- a CDS encoding GGDEF and EAL domain-containing protein, whose protein sequence is MTPESMNSPIHEHIFNVLKEAIVFIDEEGLILQSNDAARSLLESKDLTKRSILSCLNFEGFSRITDTHQLVPLYNKPDKLVDVKVVSIEHGLYCMIMDELSLEERKAEVKEYLGELEQIGGEGMVVLNGNQIVDADETFSNLFGYSLQELKHMKLTELVQDICTIPHYDQYIGNHVRDCEQVGIRKDQSTFNVEINEKTYINHEDGTTTRVALITDVTAQIENEKQIEYMAYYDELTGLPNRNFFIQTLKRMIEEAETDGEMLAIYFIDLDYFKEINDTLGYAFGDALLQACGNRLKTFLQSGRFIARMGGDEFLLLQRNIRQESDATSLAEELIKEFEKPINIRGYEIFITLSIGISIYPKNGRNANDLIKHADSAMYVIKEKHRNNYNLFEASISENFKIMLTMENEMRKALKDGQFLLHYQPQKSLDSGKIVGVEALLRWQHPTKGLVPPGDFIPLAEKTGLIIEIGDWVIREACRQNKQWQDEGYSPIIVSVNLSAKQFHQRELVEKVKQALDETDLAPEYLELEITESMAMSNEEYILDTMKQLRELGVFVSIDDFGTGYSSLKYLSLFPITKLKIDQMFINGKQQQNKAIVKSIINMSHSMNMKVIAEGVETKDQLHFLKSEKCDEMQGFYFSKPLPPNDVQTIFKTVVLPY, encoded by the coding sequence ATGACACCAGAAAGTATGAATTCGCCAATACATGAGCACATCTTTAATGTTCTGAAAGAAGCAATTGTCTTTATTGATGAGGAAGGTCTTATACTTCAAAGCAATGACGCTGCACGATCACTTTTGGAATCGAAGGACCTGACAAAACGATCCATTCTATCCTGTTTGAATTTTGAAGGGTTCAGCAGAATAACCGATACGCATCAGCTTGTTCCGTTATATAACAAACCTGATAAACTTGTTGATGTTAAAGTGGTTAGTATCGAGCACGGTCTATATTGCATGATCATGGATGAGCTATCCCTTGAAGAGCGTAAAGCCGAGGTGAAAGAATACCTGGGTGAACTCGAGCAGATAGGTGGAGAAGGGATGGTTGTCCTAAATGGGAATCAGATTGTGGATGCTGATGAAACCTTCTCCAATTTATTCGGCTATTCGTTACAAGAATTAAAACATATGAAGCTGACTGAACTTGTTCAAGATATATGTACAATCCCGCATTATGATCAATATATCGGCAACCACGTCAGAGACTGTGAACAGGTCGGCATAAGAAAAGATCAGTCTACGTTTAATGTGGAGATCAATGAAAAAACCTATATTAATCATGAAGATGGGACGACAACAAGAGTTGCGTTAATTACAGATGTTACTGCTCAGATTGAAAACGAAAAACAAATTGAATACATGGCGTATTATGATGAATTGACAGGCCTTCCCAATAGGAATTTTTTCATCCAAACTTTGAAACGAATGATTGAAGAAGCAGAAACAGATGGTGAGATGCTTGCGATCTATTTTATTGATCTTGATTACTTTAAAGAAATTAATGATACACTTGGATACGCCTTTGGTGATGCATTGTTGCAAGCTTGCGGCAACCGCCTAAAAACTTTTTTGCAGTCGGGTCGCTTCATAGCCCGAATGGGCGGTGATGAATTTCTATTGCTGCAGAGAAATATTCGACAGGAATCAGATGCCACCAGTTTAGCTGAAGAACTGATCAAAGAGTTCGAAAAGCCCATTAACATTAGAGGGTATGAAATTTTTATTACACTCAGTATAGGCATCAGCATTTATCCCAAAAACGGGCGTAACGCGAATGATTTGATCAAACACGCAGATTCAGCGATGTATGTCATTAAAGAGAAACACAGGAACAACTATAATTTGTTCGAAGCTTCTATCTCCGAAAACTTTAAAATTATGTTAACGATGGAGAATGAAATGCGCAAAGCTTTAAAAGATGGGCAATTCCTATTGCATTACCAGCCACAGAAAAGCCTCGACAGCGGAAAAATTGTCGGGGTGGAAGCTCTTTTGCGCTGGCAGCACCCAACAAAAGGTCTGGTTCCCCCAGGTGACTTCATACCACTTGCAGAAAAGACCGGGCTGATTATTGAAATAGGGGATTGGGTGATTCGTGAAGCTTGCAGGCAAAATAAACAATGGCAGGATGAGGGATACTCACCGATTATAGTGAGTGTGAATTTATCCGCGAAACAATTTCATCAGCGAGAGCTCGTGGAAAAGGTTAAACAGGCACTTGATGAAACAGACCTCGCCCCTGAATATCTAGAGCTTGAGATCACAGAAAGTATGGCAATGAGCAATGAAGAGTACATTCTGGATACGATGAAACAATTGCGGGAACTGGGCGTTTTCGTTTCTATTGATGATTTTGGCACGGGCTATTCATCTCTGAAGTATCTAAGTCTATTTCCAATTACCAAGCTCAAAATCGATCAGATGTTTATTAATGGCAAACAGCAGCAAAATAAAGCGATCGTTAAATCCATTATTAATATGTCACACTCCATGAACATGAAAGTAATTGCAGAAGGAGTGGAAACAAAAGATCAGCTGCATTTTCTTAAGTCTGAGAAATGCGATGAAATGCAAGGCTTTTATTTTAGTAAACCATTGCCGCCGAATGATGTTCAAACGATATTTAAAACGGTTGTCCTACCATACTGA
- a CDS encoding DUF1657 domain-containing protein → MTVGSQIKQTVAGLKSAQASLEQFALQTENKQAKQMYTQAAQQAQTIVDTVEPRIQEIEQEEPQYKGF, encoded by the coding sequence ATGACAGTTGGATCTCAGATTAAGCAAACTGTTGCAGGACTGAAAAGTGCCCAGGCAAGTCTAGAGCAATTTGCACTGCAAACAGAGAACAAACAAGCTAAGCAAATGTACACACAAGCAGCTCAGCAAGCTCAAACGATTGTTGACACAGTTGAGCCAAGAATTCAGGAAATCGAGCAGGAAGAACCTCAGTATAAAGGATTTTAA
- a CDS encoding DUF1641 domain-containing protein yields the protein MAEPIKTIKYMEPPSIEERREQNTQDILNTLGDHKDAIVSGIELLDALHESGLLDMLTALVKQKDTAIEQFVTELNKEQYTGILENLGQLLFLAGELDVEDMRDMISRVNSGVSEAAATTHKHHTTYMDLVKALKNPEINRSVTLILQFLKGMGVNSFPFKTTPLQPSGYGVVFIF from the coding sequence ATGGCTGAACCCATTAAAACAATTAAATATATGGAACCGCCAAGTATTGAAGAAAGACGTGAACAGAATACACAGGATATTCTAAACACATTAGGCGATCACAAAGATGCGATTGTCAGCGGTATAGAGTTACTTGATGCTTTACACGAAAGCGGATTGCTGGATATGCTGACCGCCCTTGTAAAGCAAAAAGACACAGCCATTGAACAGTTTGTAACAGAACTTAATAAGGAGCAATATACCGGGATACTGGAAAACCTCGGACAGCTCCTATTTCTTGCAGGGGAATTGGATGTTGAGGACATGCGGGACATGATTTCCCGAGTGAACTCTGGTGTGTCGGAAGCTGCAGCAACAACTCATAAACACCACACCACATATATGGATTTAGTTAAAGCACTGAAAAACCCCGAAATCAATCGGAGCGTTACCTTGATCCTTCAATTCCTGAAAGGGATGGGCGTTAATAGTTTCCCTTTTAAAACCACACCTTTACAGCCGTCAGGCTATGGTGTGGTTTTTATTTTTTAA
- a CDS encoding DUF1657 domain-containing protein — protein sequence MTVGSQVKGCLSSIKSAEANVAILSEKTLSDEAHLAFKQAEEILTSVKNDLHEQAIKLANEEPQYKS from the coding sequence ATGACAGTAGGTTCGCAAGTGAAGGGTTGTCTGTCCTCAATAAAAAGCGCTGAAGCAAATGTTGCCATATTGAGTGAGAAAACCCTATCCGATGAAGCGCATTTGGCTTTTAAGCAGGCTGAAGAGATTTTAACTTCCGTAAAAAACGATTTACATGAGCAAGCCATTAAACTTGCCAATGAAGAACCGCAATACAAATCATAG
- a CDS encoding YhcN/YlaJ family sporulation lipoprotein, with protein MKHYMMIGFVFALVLSFAGCNPGDQNTETGEDVEYIPMRTNDGTDQHVSNDVKNILREYEEIKTVKAVNTPKTVIVAVEIKHSKRLKLEEHEKSYEEALQKAFPDMIIELSTDKKLVIEIDRLEHAIKEKSISRKKLEIKIQKLIKMMNKKT; from the coding sequence ATGAAACATTATATGATGATCGGATTTGTTTTCGCTCTGGTTCTAAGCTTTGCCGGGTGCAACCCAGGAGATCAAAACACTGAGACTGGTGAAGATGTTGAATATATTCCGATGAGAACGAATGATGGCACAGATCAGCATGTATCCAATGATGTAAAGAATATATTACGTGAATATGAGGAAATTAAGACAGTCAAGGCGGTTAACACCCCTAAGACAGTGATTGTTGCTGTAGAGATCAAACATTCAAAGCGGCTGAAGCTGGAAGAACATGAGAAATCCTATGAAGAAGCACTTCAAAAAGCTTTTCCCGATATGATCATTGAACTATCCACCGACAAAAAACTGGTGATTGAAATTGATCGTCTCGAGCATGCAATAAAAGAAAAAAGTATTTCCCGCAAAAAACTGGAAATCAAAATTCAAAAGCTCATTAAAATGATGAATAAAAAAACATAA
- the spoVAC gene encoding stage V sporulation protein AC: MSEFPKKRETKRTVLFNCLKAFFVGGTICLIGQVISTMYIYYFNFTEETAGNPTIATLIFITMILTGLGWYDKLGQFAGAGSAVPVTGFGNSVISSAIEYRTEGLVLGTGSNMLKMAGPVIVFGVFSAFVIVLIKTILVQWGGL, from the coding sequence ATATCAGAGTTTCCAAAAAAAAGAGAAACAAAACGAACAGTACTCTTCAATTGTTTAAAAGCTTTTTTTGTAGGAGGGACAATCTGTCTTATTGGCCAGGTGATTTCAACCATGTATATATATTACTTTAATTTCACGGAAGAAACCGCCGGAAATCCCACGATCGCAACTCTAATATTTATAACAATGATTCTGACAGGTTTGGGATGGTATGACAAACTGGGACAATTTGCAGGTGCAGGGTCGGCCGTTCCCGTAACAGGCTTTGGCAACTCGGTAATCTCTTCTGCTATTGAATACCGTACTGAAGGTTTGGTCCTCGGTACCGGAAGCAATATGTTGAAAATGGCAGGGCCAGTGATTGTGTTTGGCGTGTTTTCTGCATTTGTAATCGTCTTAATCAAAACGATTCTTGTACAATGGGGTGGATTATAG
- the moaA gene encoding GTP 3',8-cyclase MoaA — protein sequence MQENKTPITDVLGRPLKDLRISVIDQCNLRCTYCMPKEIFGEDHVFLPDHELLSFDEMTRVTRAFVNLGVDKIRITGGEPLMRKNLDDFIERITHIPGIKDIALTSNAFFLPRQAKKLKAAGLERVNISLDAIEDDVFKEINGKGVVTLPVLKGIEAAQNAGLEVKVNMVVKKGMNESQILPMARHFKGSNVILRFIEFMDVGNHNGWDLNNVISKKEIVDRIHEEMPLEAAEENYYGEVASRYKYKDGEGEVGVISSVTDSFCSSCTRLRLSADGKLFTCLFASSGLDIREKLREGITDEELEQTLINLWSTRTDRYSDERMELKPNKRKKIEMSYIGG from the coding sequence ATGCAAGAGAACAAAACACCTATAACCGATGTTCTTGGGAGACCTTTGAAAGATTTGAGGATATCTGTTATTGACCAATGTAACCTAAGATGCACCTATTGTATGCCTAAGGAAATTTTCGGCGAGGATCATGTGTTTCTGCCTGATCACGAGCTGCTTAGTTTTGATGAAATGACCAGAGTGACACGTGCTTTTGTTAATCTTGGTGTTGACAAAATCCGCATCACAGGGGGCGAGCCTCTGATGCGCAAGAATTTGGATGACTTTATTGAGAGAATCACACATATTCCAGGGATCAAAGATATCGCATTGACAAGTAATGCCTTCTTTTTGCCGCGGCAGGCTAAAAAGTTAAAAGCTGCAGGACTTGAGCGGGTCAACATCAGCCTGGATGCAATAGAAGATGATGTTTTTAAAGAAATTAATGGTAAAGGTGTCGTTACCCTACCTGTGTTAAAAGGAATTGAAGCAGCTCAGAATGCTGGTCTTGAAGTAAAAGTTAATATGGTTGTTAAGAAAGGTATGAATGAAAGTCAGATTCTTCCGATGGCTCGTCATTTCAAAGGCAGCAATGTTATTCTGCGTTTCATAGAATTTATGGACGTTGGTAATCATAATGGCTGGGATTTAAATAATGTCATATCCAAAAAAGAAATTGTCGACCGGATCCATGAAGAGATGCCACTTGAAGCGGCTGAAGAAAACTATTATGGGGAAGTGGCTTCACGATACAAATATAAAGACGGGGAAGGGGAGGTCGGTGTTATTTCCTCTGTAACCGATTCGTTTTGCAGCAGCTGCACCCGACTTCGGTTATCAGCTGACGGAAAATTATTTACTTGCCTGTTTGCTTCCTCTGGATTGGATATCCGTGAAAAACTGCGTGAAGGTATCACAGATGAAGAACTTGAACAAACTCTGATCAACTTGTGGTCAACAAGAACAGACAGATATTCTGACGAACGGATGGAATTAAAACCCAATAAACGGAAAAAAATTGAGATGTCTTATATCGGCGGTTGA
- a CDS encoding DUF421 domain-containing protein: MPDWLMVISRSLILLVILFFLTKWLGKKQLSNMSIFEYISGIVLGGIVAIHSFDTDANIIHAVLAMLVWFFVPFTVDYLALKNKRLRDFTQGKSTILIQDGKIMEDNLKKEGFSADDLLQSLRRKDMFNAADVEFALLEPSGTVSVLPKKEAQAPTTKDLQMNLAPEKQPEAVIMDGEMLLEPLANLSLSVNWLETELDKMNVSIENVYLAQADTDGQLTVDLYDDMISVPQPTEKPLLLATLKKCQADLELFALETNNPDSKQLYERNSKNVQTAIDLLEPYLH, translated from the coding sequence ATGCCTGATTGGCTAATGGTAATATCAAGGTCGCTCATTCTACTCGTGATCTTGTTCTTTCTGACTAAATGGCTGGGCAAAAAACAGCTCTCAAATATGAGCATTTTTGAGTATATATCAGGAATTGTACTCGGCGGGATCGTGGCTATTCACTCATTTGATACTGATGCCAATATTATTCACGCTGTATTAGCCATGCTGGTTTGGTTTTTTGTCCCATTTACAGTCGATTATCTAGCACTGAAAAACAAACGTTTGAGGGATTTCACCCAAGGTAAAAGTACCATTCTGATTCAAGACGGTAAGATTATGGAAGACAACTTAAAGAAAGAAGGTTTTTCAGCAGACGACCTCCTCCAAAGCCTGCGAAGAAAAGATATGTTTAACGCAGCTGATGTTGAGTTTGCTTTACTTGAACCTTCAGGAACTGTCAGCGTACTGCCTAAGAAGGAAGCACAGGCGCCCACAACTAAAGATTTGCAAATGAACCTAGCTCCAGAAAAACAACCAGAAGCAGTCATCATGGACGGTGAGATGCTTTTAGAGCCTTTGGCGAATTTATCACTTAGTGTCAACTGGCTGGAAACTGAACTCGACAAAATGAATGTTAGTATTGAGAATGTGTATCTCGCACAGGCTGATACAGACGGTCAGTTAACTGTGGACTTGTATGATGATATGATTAGTGTCCCGCAGCCGACCGAAAAACCCTTGCTCCTCGCAACATTGAAAAAGTGTCAGGCAGACCTGGAACTTTTCGCACTTGAAACAAACAATCCTGATTCCAAACAATTATACGAAAGAAACAGCAAAAACGTCCAAACGGCCATTGACCTCCTTGAACCTTATTTACACTAA
- a CDS encoding molybdopterin molybdotransferase MoeA — protein MVEIRNPIQVEEAVAKVMAHKQKGEFEYVDISLCDNRHLAEGIVATYPIPAFDKSPYDGFAFKAADTSGASPDSPVTFQVVDHIGAGHLPEATLQSGQATRIMTGAQIPDGADCVAMFERCDTFEKNNHTYMSVTSETKPGDNIIKTSSEISEGEQLLSEGTIINPGVKALLATFGYKQVKVAKQPLVGVIATGTELLEVDEPLEPGKIRNSNAYMIAAQVKRAGAVFKYYGQLPDELEPSMKIIDKALEEVDILVTTGGVSVGDFDLMPAIYEQLGADVLFNKVAMRPGSVTTVAVKGNQILYGLSGNPSACYVGFELFARPLIRHRLYSKSPFHNRGKAVLKDDFPKSNPFTRFVRTYVEIEKSTLTVRLAGIDKSNVVSSLPFTTSLMVLPGGTEAYKAGDEAEVLLLEDTDGMSEFKSLKEA, from the coding sequence ATGGTTGAAATTCGAAACCCGATACAAGTTGAAGAGGCTGTTGCTAAAGTTATGGCACACAAACAAAAAGGGGAATTTGAATACGTTGACATCAGTCTATGTGACAATCGCCACTTAGCAGAAGGTATTGTTGCGACATATCCCATTCCTGCGTTTGACAAATCCCCTTATGATGGCTTTGCTTTTAAGGCAGCAGATACGTCAGGTGCCAGTCCTGATTCTCCCGTTACTTTTCAGGTGGTCGATCACATTGGAGCCGGACATTTGCCGGAAGCAACCCTTCAATCAGGCCAGGCGACACGCATCATGACCGGCGCGCAAATCCCTGATGGTGCAGATTGCGTTGCCATGTTTGAGCGGTGCGACACATTTGAAAAAAATAACCACACATATATGTCAGTCACCAGTGAAACGAAACCTGGTGATAATATCATTAAAACAAGTTCAGAAATATCTGAGGGAGAACAACTCCTTTCTGAAGGTACAATAATTAACCCAGGTGTTAAAGCACTTCTTGCTACTTTTGGGTATAAGCAAGTCAAAGTTGCTAAACAGCCGTTGGTCGGTGTTATTGCAACAGGTACAGAGCTGCTTGAAGTGGACGAACCACTTGAACCCGGTAAAATACGGAATTCCAATGCTTATATGATAGCTGCACAAGTTAAACGAGCAGGAGCGGTATTTAAATATTATGGGCAGCTGCCTGATGAGCTCGAACCGAGTATGAAGATTATTGACAAAGCACTGGAAGAAGTAGATATTTTAGTGACAACAGGCGGTGTCTCAGTAGGGGACTTTGACTTAATGCCTGCGATCTATGAGCAACTTGGTGCAGACGTGTTATTTAACAAAGTTGCTATGCGGCCAGGAAGTGTCACTACCGTTGCAGTGAAGGGAAACCAAATACTATACGGCCTGTCAGGAAATCCATCTGCTTGTTACGTAGGGTTTGAGCTTTTTGCCCGACCACTGATTCGCCACCGTTTATACTCGAAATCCCCCTTTCATAACAGGGGAAAAGCTGTCCTGAAAGATGATTTTCCAAAAAGCAATCCCTTTACCCGGTTTGTCAGAACTTATGTAGAAATTGAAAAGAGCACCCTTACAGTGCGTCTTGCTGGCATAGATAAGTCTAATGTTGTATCTTCACTACCCTTTACGACAAGCTTAATGGTGCTCCCTGGCGGAACTGAGGCCTATAAAGCTGGGGATGAGGCAGAAGTACTGCTTTTGGAAGACACAGACGGGATGTCTGAATTTAAATCTTTAAAGGAGGCATAA
- a CDS encoding TrkH family potassium uptake protein yields the protein MFFAHPLLRWVNKLSAVQLILVFYLLAVVMSTCLLALPIAYQDGVDISFIDILFTAVSAISVTGLSTITVADTLSTTGIIFLAIVLQLGAVGVMAIGTSIWLLLGKKIGLRERRLIMTDQNQTRFAGMVNLIKQLFLVLGVIELTGFLVLGTYYLQYFPTGEAYLNGFFGTVSAISNGGFDITGSSLIPFKDDYFVQFINILLIIFGAIGFPVLIELKEYLFSKISDRKTFRFTLFTKLTTTTFFVLVVLGTLFIYLFDSVQFFEGKTWHETFFYALFQSVTTRSGGLSTMDVSLLTEQNHLFMSVLMFIGASPSSAGGGIRTTTFALVVIFIITYVRGGESIRLFRREVYQEDLLKAVTVMLVAIVFVFMSVITISVIEPFSVIQILFEVTSAFGTVGLSLGITSELTTASKLILMVLMFIGRIGIITFLFTFKNNTKQGNFHYPKEKIIIG from the coding sequence ATGTTTTTTGCTCACCCATTATTGCGCTGGGTCAATAAATTATCAGCGGTACAACTTATTCTTGTTTTTTATCTTCTTGCCGTGGTTATGTCCACGTGCTTACTAGCTTTGCCGATTGCCTATCAAGATGGTGTAGATATTTCGTTTATTGATATTTTGTTTACGGCTGTCAGTGCCATCAGTGTTACAGGACTCAGTACCATTACTGTAGCAGATACATTGAGTACAACAGGCATCATTTTTCTTGCAATTGTCCTCCAGCTTGGAGCAGTAGGCGTAATGGCCATTGGTACCTCTATATGGCTTTTGCTTGGAAAAAAGATTGGCCTGAGGGAACGCAGGCTGATCATGACAGACCAAAATCAGACTAGGTTTGCGGGCATGGTTAATCTTATTAAGCAACTGTTTCTCGTTTTGGGTGTTATTGAATTAACAGGTTTTCTTGTGCTGGGTACCTATTACTTACAATATTTCCCTACTGGCGAAGCTTATTTAAACGGTTTTTTTGGAACAGTAAGTGCTATTTCAAATGGCGGATTTGACATTACCGGCTCATCGCTCATACCGTTTAAGGACGATTATTTTGTGCAATTTATCAACATCTTGCTGATTATTTTTGGTGCAATAGGTTTTCCAGTATTGATTGAACTGAAGGAGTATTTATTTTCCAAAATTAGTGATAGAAAAACGTTTAGGTTTACGCTATTTACTAAACTGACGACAACAACCTTCTTTGTCTTGGTTGTTCTTGGGACATTATTTATCTATCTGTTTGATTCTGTCCAATTCTTTGAAGGAAAAACATGGCACGAGACGTTTTTTTATGCGCTGTTTCAGTCTGTAACAACAAGAAGCGGTGGTTTGTCAACAATGGATGTTAGTTTACTCACTGAGCAAAATCATCTGTTTATGTCTGTCCTCATGTTTATTGGTGCGTCACCGAGCAGTGCAGGCGGTGGTATTCGTACAACTACATTTGCACTAGTTGTCATTTTTATCATTACGTATGTGCGTGGAGGGGAGAGCATCAGGCTCTTTCGCCGGGAAGTCTACCAAGAGGATTTACTTAAAGCAGTTACTGTCATGCTGGTAGCCATTGTATTTGTGTTTATGTCTGTCATAACGATTTCTGTGATCGAACCATTTTCGGTCATTCAAATACTATTTGAGGTCACATCAGCCTTTGGAACTGTAGGATTGTCACTTGGAATAACAAGTGAATTGACCACAGCCAGTAAGTTGATATTAATGGTCTTAATGTTTATAGGCAGGATTGGTATTATTACATTTTTGTTTACATTTAAAAACAACACAAAACAAGGTAATTTTCATTACCCTAAAGAAAAGATTATTATAGGATAA
- a CDS encoding YwpF family protein — protein MKTFKLKGLTLMEPVGEAFEHHEIELIDGLTINREDEENRWVIEAYTTADYKEMFERLRKSGEDLMVEARITNPNNPPAQFITRIIGANEIGENVNVLFMGTIIDQRKASVEKQVKALIDAGYQGDTLVEKIKETL, from the coding sequence ATGAAGACATTTAAATTGAAGGGTCTAACGTTAATGGAACCGGTTGGAGAGGCTTTTGAACACCATGAAATTGAATTGATTGATGGTCTGACCATCAATCGTGAAGATGAAGAGAATCGATGGGTTATAGAAGCATATACAACAGCTGATTATAAAGAGATGTTTGAGCGATTGCGTAAATCTGGTGAGGATTTAATGGTCGAAGCCAGAATAACGAATCCAAATAATCCGCCAGCCCAATTTATCACAAGGATAATTGGTGCAAACGAAATTGGGGAAAATGTAAATGTGCTTTTCATGGGCACTATTATTGACCAACGTAAAGCATCTGTAGAAAAACAGGTGAAAGCATTAATTGACGCAGGTTACCAGGGAGACACGCTTGTCGAAAAAATCAAAGAAACACTGTAA
- the spoVAE gene encoding stage V sporulation protein AE, which produces MIFFWAFVVGGLICVIGQLMFDVLKLPPAQTLTILVISGAILDGFGLYDPLINFAGAGVTVPITSFGNALVHGAMAEADKHGLIGVVTGMFEVTSAGISAAIIFGVLGALLFKPKG; this is translated from the coding sequence ATGATATTTTTCTGGGCATTTGTTGTTGGAGGGCTAATATGTGTGATCGGGCAACTCATGTTTGATGTACTGAAGCTGCCACCTGCACAAACGTTAACAATTCTTGTAATCTCTGGAGCGATTCTTGATGGGTTTGGCCTGTACGACCCATTAATTAACTTTGCTGGTGCAGGCGTTACAGTACCAATTACAAGCTTTGGCAACGCACTTGTTCACGGTGCAATGGCCGAAGCGGACAAACACGGGCTGATTGGTGTGGTAACAGGGATGTTTGAGGTTACCAGCGCGGGTATTTCTGCAGCCATTATTTTCGGTGTTCTCGGGGCATTATTATTTAAACCGAAAGGATGA